The following are from one region of the Nostoc cf. commune SO-36 genome:
- a CDS encoding DUF6930 domain-containing protein encodes MKKLPQIPSVWEGDRRPLSSPSQYSRTQSPRENAFLWVDYSQGIVRGMDVVASEIGPEAIVRTLMQAMEHPQSPARPARPQRIVVKDREIQFYLRGVLQDLDIAIDYAPELPLIDELFRGFADILDSQTPDLPPQYAQILREKAFAIWQAAPWEFLEEQQILSIEINKWDVGTLYASVMGMLGMEYGILFYRSEESLKQFRAAVLTNEESTEHLEEAFLKQDCLFLTFESVDETSEDEDEEDDLADLPLSEIDPTFGNIHPLEGLRSVLYDEEALVILVAIESLSRFIRDHRRQLHEDIFSSLSRRYRISLPQSEESTKSLPVTVSTMPQLATELEEMASFDLDEQEIDNADFQPLQDDLIPEDSFLSLGVVSWEMLESLRKGVSYHAAGEIKQVGDGLPVILIQTSRPKAKTVIERIEAAGGLRAICFNPGADPFDGDRYDLGLLQTQNGELFLFGEFLDADPIHVEARKKWNQRCKNTKGYCGLIIAKGLTGASRGNPQLKDMMALFEARSLPPKDLGLGTLQLMPELKF; translated from the coding sequence TTGAAGAAATTACCTCAAATTCCTTCTGTATGGGAGGGCGATCGCCGTCCGTTGTCATCACCAAGCCAGTACTCCAGGACTCAGAGTCCAAGGGAGAATGCATTCCTTTGGGTAGATTACTCCCAAGGTATTGTTCGAGGAATGGATGTCGTAGCTTCAGAGATCGGCCCAGAAGCAATCGTTCGCACCTTAATGCAAGCAATGGAGCATCCCCAAAGTCCGGCAAGACCTGCCAGACCCCAAAGAATTGTAGTCAAAGACCGCGAAATCCAATTTTACCTGCGGGGAGTGCTGCAAGATTTAGATATCGCTATTGACTATGCACCAGAACTGCCTTTAATTGATGAACTATTTCGTGGATTTGCCGACATCCTTGATAGTCAAACCCCCGACTTACCGCCACAGTATGCCCAAATCCTGCGAGAAAAAGCATTTGCGATTTGGCAAGCAGCACCTTGGGAATTTTTGGAAGAACAGCAAATTTTGTCAATCGAGATTAATAAGTGGGATGTTGGCACACTCTACGCTTCAGTTATGGGAATGCTGGGAATGGAGTATGGAATTTTGTTTTATCGCTCAGAAGAGTCTTTAAAACAGTTTCGCGCCGCAGTTTTAACAAATGAAGAATCAACGGAGCATTTAGAAGAAGCCTTTCTTAAACAAGATTGCCTGTTTCTCACTTTTGAGAGTGTTGACGAAACCAGTGAAGATGAGGATGAAGAAGATGATTTGGCGGATCTGCCATTATCAGAAATTGACCCCACTTTCGGTAATATCCACCCCTTAGAAGGACTAAGGTCTGTTTTATATGACGAAGAAGCACTGGTAATATTAGTGGCGATCGAAAGCCTGAGCCGCTTTATTCGCGATCATCGTCGCCAACTTCATGAAGATATCTTCTCTAGCCTCAGCCGTCGCTATCGCATTTCTTTGCCGCAGTCTGAAGAATCGACTAAATCTCTGCCTGTAACAGTCTCTACCATGCCGCAGCTAGCCACAGAATTAGAAGAAATGGCAAGCTTTGATCTCGATGAGCAGGAGATTGACAATGCTGATTTTCAACCATTGCAAGATGACTTGATACCAGAGGATTCCTTTCTCAGCTTAGGTGTAGTTTCCTGGGAAATGTTGGAGTCTCTACGAAAGGGAGTCAGCTACCATGCGGCTGGTGAAATCAAGCAAGTGGGTGACGGTTTGCCAGTGATTTTAATTCAAACTTCCCGGCCCAAGGCTAAAACTGTAATTGAAAGAATTGAAGCAGCAGGCGGACTGAGAGCAATTTGCTTTAACCCTGGTGCCGATCCCTTCGATGGCGATCGCTACGACCTCGGTTTATTACAAACTCAGAATGGCGAATTATTCCTATTTGGTGAATTTCTAGATGCAGATCCTATTCATGTAGAAGCCCGAAAAAAATGGAATCAACGGTGTAAAAATACTAAGGGCTACTGTGGCTTAATCATTGCTAAAGGGCTAACGGGAGCCTCCCGTGGCAATCCTCAGTTAAAAGATATGATGGCTTTGTTTGAAGCGCGATCGCTTCCACCTAAAGATTTAGGTCTTGGCACTCTTCAACTGATGCCCGAACTTAAATTTTGA
- a CDS encoding iron-sulfur cluster assembly accessory protein, producing the protein MTQAIQSQQRGILLSEAALHQVKSLRDKQGTDFCLRVGVRQGGCSGMSYMMDFEDTSKITPQDEVFDYDGFKIVSDRKSLLYLYGLMLDYSDAMIGGGFQFTNPNANQTCGCGKSFGV; encoded by the coding sequence ATGACACAAGCAATTCAGTCTCAACAACGCGGAATTCTGTTGAGCGAAGCCGCATTGCACCAGGTAAAATCCCTCCGGGACAAGCAAGGCACCGACTTCTGCTTACGGGTAGGAGTACGTCAGGGTGGTTGTTCTGGGATGTCTTACATGATGGACTTTGAAGACACTAGCAAGATCACCCCTCAGGATGAAGTTTTTGACTATGATGGCTTCAAAATTGTCAGCGATCGCAAGAGTCTTTTATACCTCTACGGTTTAATGCTCGATTACAGTGATGCCATGATTGGCGGTGGTTTCCAATTCACTAACCCCAATGCTAACCAAACTTGTGGTTGCGGCAAGTCATTTGGGGTGTAA
- a CDS encoding tetratricopeptide repeat protein, translating into MTNTVESLFDTGLERYKAGESVESLIPVFKEVCDRAPKTSAAWVCLAWLYLLDNKPNLAYKAGQKAVKLNPQDPQARINLALAMLETGQKGLREHIDIAQQLIFVNEEWSDEIKNSIEDGLSRKPDWQSLTKVKNWLFEG; encoded by the coding sequence ATGACTAATACAGTTGAATCCCTGTTTGATACAGGTTTAGAACGCTATAAAGCTGGAGAATCGGTAGAATCTTTAATCCCTGTGTTTAAAGAAGTGTGCGATCGCGCTCCTAAAACTAGTGCTGCTTGGGTTTGTTTAGCCTGGTTGTATCTACTCGATAACAAACCCAACTTAGCTTATAAAGCTGGACAGAAGGCAGTCAAGTTAAATCCACAAGATCCCCAGGCGAGAATAAATCTCGCCTTAGCAATGCTGGAAACAGGCCAAAAAGGTTTGCGGGAACACATTGACATAGCACAACAGTTAATTTTTGTCAATGAAGAATGGAGTGATGAAATAAAAAATAGTATTGAAGACGGTTTAAGTAGAAAACCAGATTGGCAAAGTTTGACAAAAGTCAAAAATTGGTTATTTGAAGGATAA
- a CDS encoding type II toxin-antitoxin system TacA family antitoxin, translating into MLARSKMDNPGRNQVINIRVQEQQRDLIDNAASILGKNRSDFVLEVACREAEKVICDKTFFALNEEKYQNFLAILNSPLKRTKKFVNY; encoded by the coding sequence ATGCTTGCCCGTTCTAAAATGGATAACCCTGGCCGTAACCAAGTAATTAATATTAGAGTTCAAGAACAACAACGGGATTTAATTGATAATGCCGCTTCGATTCTTGGTAAGAACCGTTCTGACTTTGTGTTAGAGGTAGCCTGCCGAGAAGCTGAAAAAGTCATCTGTGACAAAACTTTCTTCGCGTTAAACGAGGAAAAATATCAAAATTTCCTTGCTATCTTGAACTCACCACTAAAGCGAACGAAGAAATTCGTAAATTATTAA
- a CDS encoding GNAT family N-acetyltransferase, which produces MIEQTKTINAPHPLTHEHDVLEFKSKSEALNNWLKEKALKNEGDTARTFVVTVENQVIGYYCLATGSVTHLVAVSKAKRNAPDPIPCMLIGRLAVDTKWEGQGIGSGLLKDAIIRILSVSQIAGVRCILVHAKDEEAKIFYLKRGFQPSPIEPLTLMMTLKDIRASIID; this is translated from the coding sequence ATGATAGAACAAACAAAAACTATTAATGCTCCTCACCCACTTACTCATGAGCATGATGTATTAGAGTTTAAATCTAAATCAGAAGCTTTGAATAACTGGCTGAAGGAGAAAGCTTTGAAAAATGAGGGGGATACGGCTAGAACTTTTGTGGTAACTGTTGAAAATCAAGTAATAGGCTATTACTGTTTAGCAACCGGATCTGTAACTCATTTAGTAGCTGTTAGCAAAGCTAAACGGAACGCACCAGACCCTATACCGTGTATGCTTATTGGTAGACTAGCAGTCGATACCAAATGGGAAGGACAGGGTATAGGGTCTGGCTTATTAAAAGATGCTATTATTCGTATTTTATCAGTATCCCAAATAGCAGGTGTTAGATGTATTTTGGTTCACGCTAAAGATGAAGAAGCCAAAATATTTTATTTAAAACGTGGGTTTCAACCATCACCAATAGAACCATTAACACTGATGATGACTTTAAAAGATATTCGAGCAAGCATTATAGATTAG
- a CDS encoding helix-turn-helix domain-containing protein has product MKSYSIELREKIVAAHIQKNISIRKVANIFSVSKSLVQKLVKQQKLEGNLQPKPRGKPQFSHLTNADIELRELVEAHPDATLIELCELFADKTGNWVGRSAMCRALQKLGLNRKKKHCGVVKQQQKEFKN; this is encoded by the coding sequence ATGAAGTCATACTCTATCGAGCTTCGAGAAAAAATAGTTGCAGCACATATTCAAAAAAATATCTCAATCAGGAAAGTAGCTAACATATTTTCTGTCTCAAAGAGTTTAGTGCAAAAGCTTGTAAAACAACAAAAACTTGAAGGAAATTTACAACCAAAGCCGCGAGGAAAACCACAATTTAGTCATCTGACAAATGCTGACATAGAGTTAAGAGAATTAGTTGAAGCACATCCAGATGCAACATTGATAGAGTTGTGTGAATTATTTGCAGACAAAACTGGTAATTGGGTAGGTCGAAGTGCAATGTGTCGTGCCTTACAAAAATTAGGATTAAATCGTAAAAAAAAACATTGCGGAGTAGTCAAGCAGCAACAGAAAGAGTTCAAAAACTAA
- a CDS encoding IS630 family transposase: MRSSQAATERVQKLRVEYWEQVRDIDPDNLVFLDETGVLLGLARTHARSQQGTRAYDQKPFYRGAKVTVIGAISIKKVVALMTMNNSMDSQAFDVFIEKFLAPNLWTGAVVVMDNLPAHKLASIVPMIEAVGAKVICLSSYSPDFNPIELWWSQLKSFLRSFAPTTTEMVDTVISVALDLMNPQHLKNWFTNCCYCTS; this comes from the coding sequence TTGCGGAGTAGTCAAGCAGCAACAGAAAGAGTTCAAAAACTAAGAGTAGAATATTGGGAACAGGTCAGAGATATAGATCCAGATAACTTAGTATTCCTAGATGAGACAGGAGTTTTATTAGGTCTGGCAAGAACTCATGCGCGTTCGCAACAAGGAACAAGAGCTTACGACCAAAAACCATTTTATAGAGGTGCAAAAGTCACAGTAATTGGAGCAATTAGTATTAAAAAAGTAGTGGCGTTAATGACGATGAATAACTCAATGGATAGCCAAGCATTTGATGTATTCATTGAGAAGTTTTTAGCGCCTAATTTATGGACAGGAGCAGTAGTCGTCATGGATAACTTACCTGCCCATAAACTAGCATCAATTGTACCAATGATTGAAGCTGTAGGTGCGAAAGTTATTTGTTTATCCTCATACTCTCCTGATTTTAATCCAATCGAGTTATGGTGGTCACAACTCAAATCTTTTTTACGCAGTTTTGCTCCAACTACAACAGAAATGGTTGATACAGTAATCTCAGTTGCACTCGACTTAATGAATCCTCAACATTTAAAAAACTGGTTTACTAATTGTTGCTATTGTACCTCATAA
- the thyD gene encoding thylakoid membrane protein ThyD: MKVAITGATGFVGNLLVRRLHGESHKIVVLTRNTALAQKVFPSGAFPNLEIVSYTPNASGSWQSVIASCDGVVNLAGEPIGEGRWTPERKQEILNSRKLGTQKIVEAITNAKTNANSKTSVLINASAIGYYGTSETATFEETSLSGKDFLAQVCQTWEAEAKKVKDAGVRLVILRFGIVLGNGGVLGKMIPPFKLFAGGPIGSGRQWFSWIHVDDLVSLIVQALTKPEIEDVYNATAPNPVKMADLSQTLGQVMNRPSWLPVPAFAIEALLGDGAIVVLEGQKVIPKRILETGFEYKYPNLQSALTQILN, encoded by the coding sequence ATGAAAGTCGCAATTACTGGAGCAACAGGATTTGTCGGTAATCTTTTGGTACGACGACTCCACGGAGAAAGTCATAAAATAGTGGTATTAACTCGGAATACTGCTCTTGCTCAAAAGGTTTTTCCATCTGGGGCTTTCCCAAATCTAGAAATTGTTTCCTATACACCAAATGCTTCTGGTTCTTGGCAAAGTGTCATCGCTAGTTGTGATGGCGTAGTTAATCTGGCAGGAGAACCCATTGGTGAAGGACGCTGGACACCAGAACGCAAACAAGAAATCCTCAACAGCCGGAAGCTAGGTACACAAAAAATAGTTGAAGCAATAACCAACGCAAAAACCAACGCTAATTCTAAAACTAGCGTGTTAATTAACGCTTCGGCTATTGGTTATTACGGCACTAGTGAAACGGCAACCTTTGAGGAAACAAGTCTATCTGGTAAGGATTTTCTTGCCCAAGTCTGCCAAACTTGGGAAGCAGAAGCGAAAAAGGTAAAAGATGCTGGTGTGCGGCTAGTGATTCTGCGTTTTGGGATTGTTTTGGGTAATGGTGGCGTTTTAGGTAAGATGATTCCGCCTTTTAAACTCTTCGCTGGTGGGCCTATTGGCAGTGGGCGTCAGTGGTTCTCATGGATTCACGTAGACGACTTAGTTAGCTTAATTGTGCAAGCTTTAACTAAACCGGAAATAGAAGATGTATATAATGCCACTGCCCCGAACCCAGTCAAAATGGCAGATTTAAGCCAAACTCTGGGACAAGTCATGAATCGCCCTTCTTGGTTGCCTGTTCCTGCTTTTGCAATTGAAGCTCTTTTAGGAGACGGGGCTATAGTAGTTTTAGAAGGTCAGAAAGTCATCCCCAAGCGCATACTGGAGACAGGCTTTGAGTACAAATATCCAAATTTGCAATCAGCGCTAACACAAATTCTTAATTAA
- a CDS encoding FHA domain-containing protein, whose translation MAAETNENHLLIIEDDQGRKEFSLEHPVYSIGRDRECNIRLMSQFVSRRHATLVRLPREHNSHSYYYRIVDGDAKGKPSSNGLMINGRKIPAHDLRNEDEIVFGPQVRAIYYLKGLAEVENESRNYWSNRICR comes from the coding sequence ATGGCAGCAGAAACCAATGAAAACCATCTACTGATTATTGAAGACGATCAAGGTCGCAAAGAATTTTCTCTGGAGCACCCCGTCTACTCTATCGGTAGAGATCGCGAATGTAATATCCGTTTAATGTCGCAGTTTGTCTCCCGCCGCCATGCCACATTAGTAAGATTGCCACGAGAGCATAATAGTCATAGCTACTATTATCGGATTGTAGATGGCGATGCCAAAGGTAAGCCTAGTTCTAATGGTTTAATGATTAATGGACGCAAGATACCAGCCCACGATCTCAGAAATGAAGACGAGATCGTTTTTGGCCCTCAAGTACGTGCCATTTATTACCTTAAAGGTTTGGCTGAGGTAGAAAATGAAAGTCGCAATTACTGGAGCAACAGGATTTGTCGGTAA
- a CDS encoding heavy metal translocating P-type ATPase: MQLVPKTNLVPEFDPILEKIILDVGGMKCAGCVNAVERQLTQHPGVKSACVNLATEVAVVESETGAVDADALAQRLTAVGFPTQPRKPNGAVAGEISTLLDPAERQRREMRSSFRQLAIAAILLLLSGSGHFGNLGSSVLPVLNNIWFHCGLATVALLIPGRPILVDGWLGWRRNAPNMNTLVGLGTLTAYIASLVALLFPKMGWECFFDEPVMMLGFILLGRTLEQQARGRAAAAFRKLLALQPQVARLIANPEKGGMGSSSVEIPAEQVRVGEWVQVLPGDKIPVDGEVVVGKTTVDESMLTGEAVPVIKQPGDMVTGGTLNQSGAIAIQTTRTGSDTTLARIVALVEAAQTRKAPVQKLADTVAGYFTYGVLTASVLTFVFWYFFGTHIWANVSMSGGMEMMSHATYQAPHSPLLISLKLAIAVMVVACPCALGLATPTAILVGTAMGAERGLLIKGGDVLEKVHQLNTVVFDKTGTLTTGNPIVTDCLLIGGDEVVSEHHYSSSSPSSLIQLAAAVESGTHHPLARAIQQEAQQQQLSIPEAVDFHTEPGLGVSAVVEDKVVLLGNWDWLSWHGIAINETAQQVAQDLATDGKTVVCVAVGGTLAGLIAVSDTLRPDAQSTVDKLRQMGLRVMLLSGDRQEAANAIAKQLGLDSADVIAGVPPAKKAAAIQALQLEGTRRQGDKGTKKTPHSIIAMVGDGINDAPALSQADVGIALHSGTDVAMETAEIVLMRDRLNDVVESIQLSRATFNKIRQNLFWAFAYNTVGIPLAAGVLFPSLGFVLNPSGAAALMAFSSVSVVTNSILLRRLAHHS; this comes from the coding sequence ATGCAACTTGTCCCAAAAACTAACCTAGTCCCAGAATTTGACCCAATTTTAGAGAAAATTATTCTCGATGTTGGGGGTATGAAGTGTGCGGGGTGTGTGAATGCAGTAGAGCGACAGCTAACCCAACATCCAGGAGTCAAGAGTGCCTGTGTGAACCTGGCCACAGAGGTAGCAGTTGTAGAGTCAGAAACTGGTGCAGTAGATGCAGATGCACTAGCACAGAGATTAACAGCCGTTGGATTCCCGACTCAACCCCGAAAACCTAATGGCGCAGTCGCAGGCGAGATATCTACCTTACTAGACCCAGCAGAACGACAACGCCGAGAAATGCGCTCTTCTTTTAGGCAGTTAGCGATCGCTGCAATCTTACTATTATTATCGGGAAGTGGACATTTTGGTAATCTTGGTAGCTCAGTGCTACCAGTGCTAAATAACATCTGGTTTCACTGTGGACTGGCGACAGTAGCGCTATTAATTCCCGGCCGCCCGATTTTAGTAGATGGCTGGCTGGGCTGGCGGCGAAATGCGCCTAACATGAACACTCTGGTGGGCTTAGGAACGCTGACAGCCTACATTGCTAGTTTAGTCGCGCTGCTCTTTCCAAAAATGGGTTGGGAGTGCTTCTTTGACGAACCAGTGATGATGCTGGGTTTTATTCTTTTGGGAAGGACATTAGAACAACAAGCTAGAGGTCGCGCTGCTGCCGCATTTAGGAAATTGCTAGCACTCCAGCCACAGGTAGCGCGATTGATTGCCAACCCAGAAAAAGGAGGAATGGGATCTTCTAGCGTGGAGATTCCTGCTGAACAGGTGCGTGTTGGTGAATGGGTACAAGTGCTGCCAGGTGATAAAATCCCTGTCGATGGTGAAGTAGTGGTTGGTAAAACAACGGTGGATGAATCCATGTTGACTGGGGAAGCCGTGCCAGTGATTAAGCAACCAGGCGATATGGTGACAGGAGGGACGCTAAACCAGTCAGGAGCGATCGCTATTCAGACAACCCGGACTGGAAGTGATACAACTTTAGCTCGAATTGTCGCCCTAGTCGAAGCCGCCCAAACTCGAAAAGCTCCAGTACAGAAATTAGCAGATACAGTAGCTGGTTACTTTACCTACGGAGTGCTGACGGCATCTGTATTAACATTTGTCTTTTGGTACTTTTTCGGCACTCACATCTGGGCTAATGTCAGCATGTCTGGTGGCATGGAAATGATGAGCCACGCTACATATCAAGCTCCCCACTCCCCTTTATTAATTAGTTTAAAACTAGCGATCGCAGTTATGGTAGTCGCCTGCCCCTGTGCTTTGGGACTTGCCACACCAACAGCAATTCTTGTCGGGACTGCTATGGGCGCAGAACGGGGTCTATTAATCAAAGGCGGCGACGTTTTAGAAAAAGTACACCAGTTAAACACCGTAGTCTTTGATAAAACTGGCACTTTGACCACGGGTAATCCCATCGTTACAGATTGTCTGTTAATTGGAGGAGATGAGGTAGTAAGCGAACATCATTATTCTTCCTCATCCCCCTCATCCCTAATTCAACTAGCAGCCGCAGTAGAAAGCGGTACTCACCACCCCCTAGCAAGAGCGATTCAGCAAGAAGCACAACAGCAACAATTATCTATTCCAGAGGCTGTGGACTTTCACACAGAACCAGGACTAGGGGTATCTGCTGTGGTAGAAGACAAAGTTGTACTATTAGGTAACTGGGACTGGTTGAGTTGGCACGGCATTGCTATTAACGAAACTGCACAACAGGTAGCACAGGATTTGGCAACAGATGGCAAAACAGTCGTTTGCGTAGCAGTTGGGGGAACTTTAGCCGGGTTAATTGCTGTTTCTGATACCCTCAGACCAGATGCTCAATCCACCGTAGACAAATTGCGTCAGATGGGTTTACGGGTAATGCTGCTCAGTGGCGATCGCCAAGAAGCAGCTAACGCCATAGCCAAACAACTAGGTTTAGATAGTGCTGATGTCATAGCAGGTGTTCCCCCAGCTAAAAAAGCGGCTGCAATACAAGCACTCCAGTTAGAAGGCACAAGGAGACAAGGAGACAAGGGAACAAAGAAAACTCCCCACTCAATAATCGCAATGGTAGGAGATGGAATCAACGATGCTCCAGCTTTATCCCAAGCAGATGTAGGAATTGCTTTACACTCCGGGACAGATGTAGCAATGGAAACTGCTGAAATTGTCCTAATGCGCGATCGCTTAAACGATGTCGTCGAATCTATTCAGCTTAGTCGCGCCACTTTCAACAAAATCCGCCAAAATTTATTCTGGGCTTTTGCATATAATACAGTTGGGATACCTTTAGCAGCAGGCGTTTTGTTCCCTAGTCTGGGTTTTGTTCTTAACCCCTCTGGTGCTGCTGCATTAATGGCTTTTAGCTCTGTTAGCGTCGTCACAAACTCAATATTATTACGGCGATTAGCTCATCACTCGTAG
- a CDS encoding DUF2752 domain-containing protein: MFQLSPYPLSSHGKLVRWGLLGFSCTPLIGTYFYHQGYRIGFLVCPIRHLTGIPCPTCGMTRSFIAIAQGDLVQAVAENLFGPVLFASFVIVAIHIALELLTKRRITAFYSHLVKQRKLQIIGLFSVLTYHIIRLYNMSQTEEMYLSFINSPLGKLLF, from the coding sequence GTGTTTCAATTATCTCCTTATCCTTTGTCATCCCACGGTAAATTAGTTCGTTGGGGTTTACTAGGATTCTCCTGTACACCCCTAATTGGTACTTATTTTTATCACCAAGGCTATAGAATAGGATTCTTAGTTTGTCCAATACGGCATTTGACTGGAATTCCATGTCCAACTTGTGGGATGACTCGCTCTTTTATAGCTATTGCCCAAGGAGATTTGGTTCAAGCAGTAGCAGAAAATTTATTCGGCCCAGTTTTATTTGCTAGTTTTGTAATTGTGGCAATTCATATAGCTCTGGAACTACTGACAAAACGTCGAATTACAGCATTTTATTCTCATCTAGTCAAACAAAGAAAATTACAGATTATAGGGCTATTTTCAGTTTTAACCTACCATATTATCCGTTTGTATAATATGTCACAAACAGAGGAAATGTATCTTTCTTTTATTAACTCACCCTTGGGTAAACTTCTTTTTTGA
- a CDS encoding TM2 domain-containing protein: MSNINPSDGSSKKIAAGICAILLGGLGIHKFILGYTTEGLIMLLVTILTCGFGGVIMGVVGLVEGIIYLTKTDEEFLNAYIVEKKGWF, from the coding sequence GTGTCTAACATTAACCCCAGTGATGGTAGCAGCAAAAAAATTGCAGCTGGCATCTGCGCTATCTTGTTAGGAGGATTAGGTATTCACAAGTTTATTCTTGGTTACACTACCGAAGGTCTAATCATGCTGCTTGTTACCATACTCACATGTGGTTTTGGTGGGGTAATAATGGGAGTTGTTGGTTTGGTTGAGGGTATTATCTACTTAACCAAGACTGATGAAGAATTCCTCAATGCTTACATCGTCGAGAAGAAAGGCTGGTTTTGA
- a CDS encoding TM2 domain-containing protein has protein sequence MSNFNPTHPTKQLLAGYCGIILGGFGVHKFILGYAPEGFIMLVISVVGGSFTYGIALLVMLLVGLIEGMIYLNKPPEEFVNTYFVNKQGWF, from the coding sequence ATGTCAAATTTCAACCCCACTCACCCTACCAAACAACTTCTAGCTGGTTACTGTGGCATTATCCTGGGAGGATTTGGGGTTCATAAATTTATTCTAGGATACGCTCCAGAAGGTTTTATCATGTTGGTGATTTCTGTAGTCGGAGGTTCTTTTACTTACGGGATTGCCTTGTTAGTTATGCTACTGGTCGGTTTAATTGAAGGTATGATCTACTTGAATAAGCCGCCTGAAGAATTTGTAAATACCTACTTTGTGAATAAGCAGGGCTGGTTCTAA